Proteins found in one Corynebacterium freneyi genomic segment:
- a CDS encoding MerR family transcriptional regulator has protein sequence MRDEAIPTTDGTCDGDGTELTIGEAAELLGITVRTLRHWESIDLLVPSWRTLGGHRLYVDADLERAQRILVYREIGLPLAEVRGLVDGDGDAREHLERQRRLLVDRASHLRRIIGAVDEMLEEMSMNDGKNTTMDARAAAEKFGGGWRQDFADEAEARWGDTEAWEQSQQANANRTEEEWAQMYADQEALVAKLAQAIGDDVDPDSELGREVSAMHRAGVEKHYECGHGRQVILARMYLVDERFHEAYGGVEPTKWLVAAIEADARAHGVDPETASWD, from the coding sequence ATGCGAGACGAAGCGATTCCGACCACCGACGGCACCTGCGACGGCGACGGCACCGAGCTGACCATCGGCGAGGCAGCCGAGCTGCTCGGGATCACCGTGCGGACGCTGCGGCACTGGGAGTCGATCGACCTGCTGGTGCCGTCGTGGCGGACGCTCGGCGGCCACCGGCTCTACGTCGACGCCGACCTGGAACGCGCGCAGCGGATCCTGGTGTACCGGGAGATCGGACTGCCGCTGGCGGAGGTCCGCGGCCTGGTCGACGGTGACGGCGACGCCCGGGAACACCTGGAGCGCCAGCGTCGGCTGCTGGTCGATCGCGCCTCGCATCTGCGCCGGATCATCGGCGCAGTCGACGAGATGCTGGAGGAGATGAGCATGAACGACGGAAAGAACACCACGATGGACGCCCGCGCCGCGGCCGAGAAGTTCGGCGGCGGGTGGCGCCAGGACTTCGCCGACGAGGCCGAGGCCCGCTGGGGCGACACCGAGGCGTGGGAGCAGTCGCAGCAGGCGAACGCGAACCGCACCGAGGAGGAGTGGGCGCAGATGTACGCCGACCAGGAAGCGCTGGTGGCGAAGCTGGCGCAGGCCATCGGCGACGACGTCGACCCCGATTCGGAGCTCGGCCGGGAGGTGTCCGCCATGCACCGCGCGGGCGTGGAGAAGCATTACGAATGCGGCCACGGCCGCCAGGTGATCCTGGCCCGGATGTACCTGGTCGACGAGCGGTTCCACGAGGCTTACGGCGGAGTGGAGCCGACGAAGTGGCTGGTCGCGGCCATCGAGGCCGATGCCCGCGCCCACGGCGTCGACCCGGAGACCGCCTCCTGGGATTGA
- a CDS encoding HypC/HybG/HupF family hydrogenase formation chaperone — protein sequence MCIGVPGKILAIHDGLMPMADLDFGGTARQCCLAYVPEAQVGDWVLIQNGFAMDVIDDDAAQAALTAIGELGLAPGVEPDVASGD from the coding sequence ATGTGCATCGGGGTTCCGGGGAAGATCCTGGCCATCCACGACGGGCTCATGCCGATGGCCGACCTCGACTTCGGCGGCACCGCCCGCCAATGCTGCTTGGCGTACGTGCCCGAGGCGCAGGTCGGCGATTGGGTGCTCATCCAGAACGGATTCGCCATGGACGTCATCGACGACGACGCGGCGCAGGCGGCGCTGACCGCGATCGGGGAGCTGGGTTTGGCGCCCGGGGTTGAACCTGACGTCGCGTCAGGTGATTGA
- a CDS encoding reducing hydrogenase subunit alpha, protein MSETIHLDQLVDPFEARVVVVRAADGTVADARFDLSGLPRLDPMLVGKDVAGVPDLVKMLCGICPVAHHLAGVAALESLAGIAPENLPRHVREQRLLLHHGSVLDSLSSRFIGRDRDLAVRLRRLGKLAMKAAGAPGHFPDVAVPGGVRVPVDAEALAELAAGLPVLDDDLASLLLGLPAAGARAAATARFDGLDVAVVDASGELDPLGGHVGLVGDGVEETMTAAQWASHVTESRPGAPDPRPVIELETIDGGVRRWPYRVGPLARARFRAIAGDTGATDDPFEAQVLGLVDSVAALARLVGSLAVAPSDGTGGSTVNAGEGASSSMKRGTGIGVVDGPRGLLAHEYEVDEAGTVTGCRILTPTAQNEGWLAGMLRASLAAAGDGDADREAWAEAAIRAADPCLPCTSAPEGGMGVTVEDAEQKEGGR, encoded by the coding sequence ATGAGCGAGACCATTCACCTGGATCAGCTGGTCGATCCGTTCGAGGCGAGGGTCGTGGTCGTCCGCGCCGCCGATGGGACGGTCGCCGATGCCCGTTTCGATCTGTCGGGCCTGCCGCGCCTGGATCCGATGCTGGTGGGCAAGGACGTCGCGGGGGTGCCGGATCTGGTGAAGATGCTCTGCGGCATCTGTCCCGTCGCCCATCATTTGGCGGGGGTGGCGGCGTTGGAGTCGTTGGCGGGCATCGCGCCGGAGAATCTGCCGCGCCACGTGCGGGAGCAGCGGTTGCTGTTGCATCACGGCAGCGTCCTCGATTCCCTGTCCTCCCGTTTCATCGGCCGCGACCGCGACCTCGCCGTGCGCCTGCGCCGCCTGGGCAAGTTGGCCATGAAGGCGGCGGGCGCGCCGGGCCATTTCCCCGACGTCGCGGTCCCCGGCGGCGTGCGCGTTCCCGTCGATGCGGAGGCGCTGGCCGAACTTGCGGCAGGGCTTCCCGTGCTTGACGACGATCTGGCGTCCCTCCTTCTCGGCCTGCCGGCCGCGGGCGCTCGGGCGGCGGCGACGGCGCGGTTCGACGGCCTGGATGTCGCGGTGGTCGATGCCAGCGGCGAGCTCGATCCGCTGGGCGGCCACGTCGGGCTCGTCGGCGACGGCGTGGAGGAAACGATGACCGCGGCGCAATGGGCGTCGCACGTGACGGAGAGCCGCCCCGGCGCCCCCGACCCGCGGCCGGTCATCGAACTCGAGACCATCGACGGCGGCGTGCGTCGGTGGCCGTACCGGGTGGGGCCGCTGGCTCGGGCGCGGTTCCGGGCGATTGCCGGGGACACCGGCGCCACCGACGACCCGTTCGAGGCGCAGGTGCTCGGCCTCGTCGACTCCGTCGCCGCCTTGGCTCGTCTGGTCGGATCCCTGGCCGTCGCGCCCTCCGACGGCACGGGCGGGAGCACGGTGAACGCGGGGGAGGGGGCGTCGTCAAGCATGAAGCGGGGAACCGGAATCGGCGTCGTCGACGGCCCGCGCGGACTGCTCGCGCACGAATACGAGGTGGATGAGGCAGGGACGGTGACCGGCTGCCGCATCCTGACGCCCACCGCCCAAAACGAAGGGTGGCTGGCCGGAATGCTGCGCGCCTCGCTGGCGGCGGCCGGCGACGGGGACGCCGACCGCGAAGCATGGGCCGAGGCCGCGATCAGGGCCGCCGACCCGTGCCTGCCGTGCACGTCGGCACCCGAAGGCGGCATGGGCGTTACCGTGGAAGACGCGGAGCAAAAGGAAGGCGGACGCTGA
- a CDS encoding hydrogenase maturation nickel metallochaperone HypA, with protein sequence MHELGLLTGVVEVIVDAADGRRVRRVALDVGTRSGVIEDALHAAWPLATGGTVCAGADLEIDIIPATVWCPACAAEHEIDEFFALACPACGAPTADLRHGREFAIREVDVDVGADTGTGTGT encoded by the coding sequence ATGCATGAATTGGGGCTTTTGACTGGCGTGGTCGAGGTCATCGTCGACGCCGCCGACGGCCGACGCGTGCGGCGCGTCGCCCTCGACGTGGGCACCCGCTCCGGCGTCATCGAAGACGCCCTGCACGCCGCCTGGCCACTGGCCACCGGCGGCACCGTCTGCGCCGGGGCCGACCTGGAAATCGACATCATCCCCGCCACCGTGTGGTGCCCGGCCTGCGCGGCCGAACACGAAATCGACGAATTCTTCGCCCTCGCCTGCCCCGCCTGCGGCGCCCCCACCGCCGACCTGCGGCACGGGCGGGAATTCGCGATCCGGGAAGTCGACGTGGACGTGGGCGCGGACACCGGCACGGGCACAGGCACCTAA
- a CDS encoding hydrogenase maturation protease — MTGPADPADPAGPAITVLGVGNAVMGDDAAGLEILRLLKARFAGRGDDADHTGDVRDADGAHSVDVDALVPLTSASSTPSTPSHVTTATATATDIAAGPDGRIGDVAFVEGGTSGLELVGVVGEARKLLVLDGLTGPGDPGDVVVLEGDQVPRLLNSKLSPHQVGLLDLLATARLLGREPELVGVVGVVCASAELEVRLTPEVAAGVPAAVAAAEDVLARWAAD, encoded by the coding sequence GTGACGGGCCCGGCGGACCCGGCGGACCCTGCGGGCCCGGCGATCACGGTCCTGGGCGTCGGCAACGCCGTCATGGGCGACGACGCCGCCGGGCTGGAGATCCTCCGTTTGCTCAAGGCCCGGTTCGCGGGGCGCGGCGATGATGCCGACCACACCGGCGACGTCCGCGACGCCGACGGCGCCCACTCCGTCGACGTGGACGCCCTCGTTCCGTTGACCAGTGCGTCGTCGACGCCGTCGACGCCGTCGCACGTGACGACGGCGACGGCCACGGCCACGGACATCGCCGCCGGTCCCGACGGGCGCATCGGCGACGTCGCGTTCGTCGAAGGGGGCACGTCCGGCCTGGAATTGGTGGGCGTGGTCGGCGAGGCGCGCAAGTTGCTGGTCCTCGATGGGCTGACCGGCCCGGGGGACCCCGGCGACGTGGTGGTGCTGGAGGGCGACCAGGTGCCGCGTCTGCTCAATTCGAAGTTGTCGCCGCACCAGGTGGGGCTGCTGGATCTGCTGGCCACGGCGCGGCTGCTGGGCCGGGAGCCGGAGCTCGTCGGCGTCGTCGGCGTGGTGTGCGCCAGCGCCGAGCTGGAGGTGCGCCTGACCCCGGAGGTCGCCGCGGGCGTGCCGGCGGCGGTCGCCGCGGCGGAGGACGTGTTGGCGCGGTGGGCGGCGGATTAG
- the cybH gene encoding Ni/Fe-hydrogenase, b-type cytochrome subunit — translation MTAPDKTPDRGMEAQEMSADSLREPGAPRRIIDGEEYVRVDLWSASLRFQHWASVLLIVVMSATGWYIMDPFFGPDAATSAASGDTGYLMGIIRFIHITAGFLWCGVALARLFMLFFARGKQSRWRALSPVHSMKDVKGLWDVTLYYAFLKKEAPLYIAHNPLQQLSYTGIYAMCLLQVITGLALFGLYDQSNWFLMVLSYPIHWVGIPVVRLIHTVLMFLIWVFVVIHVYLAVRSDVVEKHGGISSMINGGMWLHRDAKPVDGDRVGPPEHKEEKARRFRWARANRWTAK, via the coding sequence ATGACCGCCCCGGACAAGACCCCGGATCGGGGCATGGAAGCCCAGGAGATGTCGGCGGATTCGTTGCGCGAGCCCGGTGCTCCGCGGCGGATCATCGACGGCGAGGAGTACGTCCGCGTCGACCTGTGGTCGGCGAGCCTGCGGTTCCAGCATTGGGCGTCGGTGCTGCTCATCGTGGTGATGTCGGCGACCGGCTGGTACATCATGGACCCGTTCTTCGGCCCGGACGCGGCGACGTCCGCGGCGTCGGGGGACACCGGGTATTTGATGGGCATCATCCGCTTCATCCACATCACCGCGGGTTTCCTGTGGTGTGGCGTGGCGTTGGCGCGGTTGTTCATGCTGTTCTTCGCGCGCGGCAAACAGTCGCGGTGGAGGGCACTGTCGCCGGTCCATTCGATGAAGGACGTCAAGGGCCTGTGGGACGTGACGTTGTACTACGCGTTCCTGAAGAAGGAAGCGCCGCTGTACATCGCCCACAATCCGCTGCAGCAGTTGTCCTACACGGGCATCTACGCGATGTGCCTGCTGCAGGTGATCACGGGCCTGGCGCTGTTCGGGCTGTACGACCAGTCGAATTGGTTCCTCATGGTGCTGTCGTACCCGATCCATTGGGTCGGCATTCCGGTCGTCCGGCTGATCCACACGGTGTTGATGTTCCTCATCTGGGTGTTCGTGGTCATTCACGTGTACCTGGCCGTGCGGTCCGACGTCGTGGAGAAGCACGGCGGCATCTCCTCGATGATCAACGGCGGCATGTGGTTGCACCGCGACGCCAAGCCGGTCGACGGCGATCGCGTCGGTCCGCCGGAGCACAAGGAGGAGAAGGCCCGTCGTTTCCGGTGGGCGCGGGCGAACCGGTGGACGGCGAAGTGA
- a CDS encoding nickel-dependent hydrogenase large subunit, translated as MATERLVIDPLTRIEGHLRIELEHENGKISDAWSETTMFRGIEEICRGRDPRDVWAFVGRICGVCTGVHSVASVVAVEDAIGSNPPPQARRIRDLVLGSQEIHDHTVHFYHLHALDWVNVVSAAEADVDKALEFARSIGSTWRGNTYDKFAKVKETLNQVIESGQLSIFTGGYWDHPDYRLPPEANLMAVSHYLDALEFQRSIIRINTVFGGKNPHPNFLVGGMACSIDPDKSETVNQVHLDQVETWVAEMVEFVRDCYYPDAVAIMGAYKDYFDIGAAAPNFLAVGMAGATYAGDPATSRVETTHPEVKPGVILDGDYSKVAPFDPQKIEEFVSSAWFTYEDGDDKGLHPLVGETTVDYTGPTPPYEWLGDDDKYTWSKAPRYDGRVIQVGPVARVLNAYVQGEPRTRELVDEARRTLGIEVGQLNSTAGRTYARAVEAVTAAEYMSEVVMPQFVEGIRNGDIDVFDASKWEPSSWPDECSGMAFTEVARGMLSHFTSIKDGKVSNYQAVVPTTWLAGGRDPEGNLGPYEESLAGGHPLVDPEQPLEPIRTIHSFDPCMSCAVHVLDPEGTEIFKTVTS; from the coding sequence ATGGCCACGGAAAGACTCGTCATCGATCCGCTGACCCGCATCGAGGGGCACCTGCGCATCGAGCTGGAGCACGAAAACGGCAAGATTTCCGACGCGTGGAGCGAGACGACCATGTTCCGCGGCATCGAGGAGATCTGCCGGGGCCGTGACCCCCGCGACGTGTGGGCGTTCGTCGGCCGCATCTGCGGCGTGTGCACCGGCGTGCATTCGGTCGCCTCCGTCGTCGCGGTGGAAGACGCCATCGGTTCGAACCCGCCGCCGCAGGCCCGCCGCATCCGCGATCTGGTCCTGGGGTCGCAGGAGATCCACGACCATACGGTGCACTTCTATCACCTGCACGCCCTGGACTGGGTCAACGTCGTCTCCGCCGCGGAGGCCGACGTCGACAAGGCCCTGGAGTTCGCCCGGTCCATCGGATCGACGTGGCGGGGCAACACCTACGACAAGTTCGCCAAGGTCAAGGAGACCCTGAATCAGGTCATCGAGTCCGGCCAGCTGTCGATCTTCACCGGCGGCTACTGGGACCACCCCGACTACCGTCTTCCTCCCGAGGCGAACCTGATGGCGGTGTCCCATTACCTCGACGCCCTGGAGTTCCAGCGGTCGATCATCCGCATCAACACGGTCTTCGGCGGCAAGAACCCGCACCCGAATTTCCTGGTCGGCGGCATGGCCTGCTCGATTGACCCGGACAAGTCGGAGACGGTCAACCAGGTCCACCTGGACCAGGTCGAGACGTGGGTCGCCGAGATGGTCGAGTTCGTGCGCGACTGCTACTACCCGGACGCGGTGGCGATCATGGGCGCGTACAAGGACTACTTCGACATCGGAGCCGCCGCCCCGAATTTCCTGGCGGTCGGCATGGCCGGCGCGACGTATGCGGGTGACCCGGCGACGTCGCGGGTCGAGACGACGCACCCGGAGGTCAAGCCCGGCGTGATCCTCGACGGCGATTACTCGAAGGTGGCGCCGTTTGATCCGCAGAAGATCGAGGAGTTCGTGTCCTCGGCGTGGTTCACCTACGAGGACGGCGACGACAAGGGTCTGCACCCGCTGGTCGGCGAAACGACCGTGGACTACACCGGCCCGACGCCGCCGTACGAATGGTTGGGCGACGACGACAAGTACACGTGGTCGAAGGCGCCGCGCTACGACGGTCGCGTCATCCAGGTCGGCCCCGTCGCCCGCGTGCTCAACGCGTACGTGCAGGGCGAGCCCCGCACCAGGGAGCTTGTCGACGAGGCCCGCCGGACGCTGGGCATCGAGGTCGGGCAGCTCAATTCCACGGCCGGACGCACGTACGCCCGCGCCGTCGAGGCGGTCACCGCCGCGGAGTACATGTCCGAGGTGGTCATGCCGCAGTTCGTCGAGGGCATCCGCAACGGCGACATCGACGTGTTCGACGCCTCCAAGTGGGAGCCGTCGAGTTGGCCGGACGAATGCTCGGGCATGGCCTTCACGGAGGTCGCGCGCGGCATGCTCAGCCATTTCACGTCCATCAAGGACGGGAAGGTCAGCAACTACCAGGCGGTCGTGCCCACCACGTGGCTGGCCGGCGGCCGGGACCCGGAGGGCAACCTCGGCCCCTACGAGGAGTCGCTGGCCGGCGGCCATCCGCTGGTCGATCCGGAGCAGCCGCTGGAGCCCATCCGCACCATCCACTCCTTCGACCCCTGCATGTCCTGCGCGGTCCACGTGCTGGACCCGGAGGGGACGGAGATCTTCAAGACGGTGACGTCATGA
- a CDS encoding hydrogenase small subunit, producing the protein MNIGDGWRGETLAENLERSGVSRRDFMKFCGGLAAIFAAGTPAMAGAQELTPAAEEIAEKLGAVKKPNVVWLQLQECTGCMESVLRSGGATVEDLVLNRLSMPYNELLMAPSGHAAEEALDEANKEPHILVVNGSVPMKDGGIYCTIGGKTAEQVLMEAAENATAILAVGACAVWGSVQAAKPNPTGAVGVDELIKDKPVINVAGCPPIGEVITATITYILTHGEAPKVDAEGRPLFAYDQRIHDSCPRRPHFDAGQFVRTFDDEAARNGWCLYEVGCKGPSTFSPCPIIQWNLKSGWPIGQGHPCIGCTEKDFFDKFTPFYEELPNVTGFGVESTAAKLGLGAVGVAAAGVAVHGGITTIKQIGIRQKSGDEKVIATFGDGPDAGAAGRGVDAEDNISGGETGKDR; encoded by the coding sequence GTGAACATCGGCGATGGCTGGCGGGGTGAGACGCTCGCCGAGAATCTGGAGAGGTCGGGCGTATCGCGCCGGGACTTCATGAAATTCTGCGGCGGGCTCGCCGCGATCTTTGCGGCGGGGACGCCCGCCATGGCCGGGGCGCAGGAGCTGACGCCGGCCGCGGAGGAGATCGCGGAGAAGCTGGGGGCGGTGAAGAAGCCCAATGTGGTGTGGCTCCAGTTGCAGGAGTGCACCGGCTGCATGGAGTCGGTGCTGCGTTCGGGCGGGGCGACGGTGGAGGACCTGGTGCTCAACCGGTTGTCCATGCCGTACAACGAGCTGCTGATGGCCCCGTCGGGTCATGCCGCGGAGGAGGCGCTGGACGAGGCCAACAAGGAGCCGCACATCCTGGTGGTCAACGGTTCGGTGCCGATGAAGGACGGCGGCATCTACTGCACCATCGGCGGCAAGACGGCCGAGCAGGTGCTCATGGAGGCCGCGGAGAACGCCACGGCGATTTTGGCGGTCGGCGCGTGCGCGGTGTGGGGGTCGGTGCAGGCGGCGAAGCCGAATCCGACCGGTGCGGTCGGCGTGGACGAGCTGATCAAGGACAAGCCGGTCATCAACGTCGCCGGGTGCCCGCCGATCGGCGAGGTGATCACCGCGACGATCACGTACATCCTCACCCACGGCGAGGCCCCGAAGGTCGACGCCGAGGGGCGCCCGCTGTTCGCCTACGACCAGCGCATTCACGACTCCTGCCCGCGTCGCCCGCATTTCGACGCCGGTCAGTTCGTCCGCACCTTCGACGACGAGGCCGCCCGCAACGGTTGGTGCCTGTACGAGGTCGGGTGCAAGGGCCCGTCGACGTTCAGCCCGTGCCCGATCATCCAGTGGAACCTGAAGTCGGGGTGGCCGATCGGCCAGGGCCATCCGTGCATCGGTTGCACGGAGAAGGATTTCTTCGACAAGTTCACCCCGTTCTACGAGGAGCTGCCGAACGTCACCGGCTTCGGCGTGGAGTCGACGGCCGCGAAGCTGGGGCTCGGCGCAGTCGGCGTCGCCGCCGCCGGCGTGGCGGTGCACGGGGGAATCACGACCATCAAGCAGATCGGCATCCGGCAGAAGTCGGGTGACGAAAAGGTGATCGCCACGTTCGGCGATGGCCCGGACGCCGGTGCCGCCGGCCGCGGCGTCGACGCCGAGGACAACATCTCCGGTGGAGAGACGGGGAAGGACAGGTAA
- the hypB gene encoding hydrogenase nickel incorporation protein HypB, producing MGRFHRHDDGTVHSHEHGDHPHDHHHHHHDHGHAHDHGHAHAHDLNHVDANSAEHGDHTGYDTGRERVLILEDIFTENDVRAAENRALFDDNDVTAVNVMSSPGSGKTALLRHALEKLRGKVRVGVIEGDIETPLDAQRLEGLGAQISLLNTGQGFGGECHLDAPMISAALKGLDLAELDLVFIENVGNLVCPAEFEVGEHRKMMVYSVTEGEDKPLKYPVMFRAVEAVAVNKIDLLPYLDFDMDLFLANLRKVNPDAKVFEVSAKTGEGLDAWLEWLLEGSRDR from the coding sequence ATGGGCCGCTTCCACAGGCACGACGACGGCACGGTGCATTCGCATGAGCACGGCGATCATCCGCACGATCACCACCATCACCATCACGACCACGGACATGCGCACGATCACGGACATGCGCATGCCCACGATCTGAACCACGTCGACGCGAACAGCGCGGAGCACGGCGATCACACCGGGTACGACACCGGCCGTGAGCGGGTGCTGATCCTCGAGGACATCTTCACGGAAAACGACGTCCGCGCCGCGGAGAACAGGGCGCTTTTCGACGACAACGACGTCACGGCCGTCAACGTGATGAGTTCTCCCGGCTCCGGAAAGACCGCTCTGCTGCGGCATGCGCTGGAGAAGTTGCGGGGCAAGGTTCGGGTCGGCGTCATCGAGGGCGACATCGAGACCCCGCTGGATGCGCAGCGGCTCGAGGGCCTCGGGGCGCAGATTTCGCTGCTCAACACGGGCCAGGGTTTCGGCGGCGAGTGCCACCTGGATGCGCCGATGATTTCCGCCGCGTTGAAGGGCCTGGATCTGGCGGAGCTGGATCTGGTGTTCATCGAAAACGTGGGCAACTTGGTGTGCCCGGCGGAGTTCGAGGTCGGCGAGCACCGGAAGATGATGGTCTACTCCGTCACGGAGGGTGAGGACAAGCCCCTGAAGTACCCGGTGATGTTCCGGGCGGTGGAGGCGGTGGCGGTCAACAAGATCGATTTGCTGCCGTACCTGGATTTCGACATGGATCTGTTCCTGGCGAATCTGCGGAAGGTCAATCCGGATGCGAAGGTGTTCGAGGTGTCGGCCAAGACGGGCGAGGGCCTCGACGCGTGGCTGGAGTGGCTGCTCGAGGGGAGTCGGGACCGATGA
- a CDS encoding hydrogenase maturation nickel metallochaperone HypA yields MHEVALSMQLARIVSKAADNRKVLVVRLEIGALRQVVPDTLAHAWRFVVKDTNLGASRLDVDWKPVVLECPAGHVAEMPESWGFDCRTCGQPAKVVGGEEFRVLDIELEPRSGQTRERA; encoded by the coding sequence ATGCACGAAGTGGCCTTGAGCATGCAGCTTGCGCGCATCGTCTCCAAGGCCGCAGACAACCGAAAAGTCCTGGTCGTCCGGCTGGAAATCGGCGCGCTGCGTCAGGTGGTGCCCGACACTCTGGCCCATGCCTGGAGGTTCGTGGTCAAGGACACCAACCTCGGGGCGTCCCGTCTCGACGTCGATTGGAAACCGGTGGTGCTGGAATGCCCCGCCGGCCACGTCGCGGAGATGCCCGAGTCGTGGGGGTTCGACTGCCGCACCTGCGGGCAGCCGGCGAAAGTCGTGGGCGGCGAAGAGTTTCGGGTGCTGGACATAGAACTTGAGCCACGATCCGGACAGACTCGGGAAAGAGCGTGA
- a CDS encoding DUF3800 domain-containing protein has product MLHAFVDESESDADYFFLSALIVKEDELEPLNRALDDLMVQYSTSTPIPAAAELHGHDMMQQKCDWKGLPVRLCAAVYLKAMTIIDEHATALYVECIDRVAQSERYARPFNHRTISIGFILERINEFAEKHDETVTVYLDDHYTAEEGRKEFVNYKANGTFGFRSSKLARIDSLDFYDSRAHRGLQAADLCTYIANRILTQKAAAPKVVKLQNQLWGRVSTIRDRGRYRVWPTRTKPRYQG; this is encoded by the coding sequence ATGCTGCACGCATTCGTCGACGAGTCGGAATCCGACGCCGACTATTTCTTTCTGTCGGCTCTCATCGTCAAAGAAGACGAGCTCGAGCCGTTGAACCGGGCATTGGACGACTTGATGGTGCAGTACAGCACGTCGACGCCCATTCCGGCAGCAGCGGAGCTGCACGGGCACGACATGATGCAGCAGAAGTGCGATTGGAAAGGCCTGCCGGTCCGGTTATGCGCCGCCGTCTACCTCAAAGCCATGACGATCATCGACGAGCACGCGACAGCGCTCTACGTCGAATGCATTGACCGAGTCGCACAATCGGAACGCTACGCGCGGCCATTCAACCACCGGACGATCAGCATCGGTTTCATCCTGGAGCGGATCAACGAGTTCGCCGAAAAACACGATGAAACCGTGACGGTCTACCTCGATGACCATTACACGGCGGAGGAAGGACGCAAGGAATTCGTCAACTACAAAGCGAACGGGACGTTCGGCTTTCGAAGCTCGAAACTCGCGAGGATCGACTCACTAGACTTCTACGACTCGCGCGCCCACCGCGGGCTCCAGGCCGCCGACCTGTGCACGTACATCGCGAACAGGATTCTCACCCAGAAGGCGGCCGCCCCGAAGGTGGTGAAGCTCCAAAACCAGCTGTGGGGGCGAGTGTCCACCATCCGTGACCGGGGTCGGTATCGGGTCTGGCCCACGCGCACGAAACCCCGCTACCAGGGGTAA